One part of the Tunicatimonas pelagia genome encodes these proteins:
- a CDS encoding Uma2 family endonuclease, with the protein MEMEHYLVLRGRQMHQMTDEEFYRFCQDNRDLRIERNEYQEIIIMSPTGSLLGYLNTEILRQLANWNQATKLGKTFDSSTGFKLPDGSNRSPDAAWVSNEAWNRLSEAEKRKFAPLCPEFVIELKSDTDDVEDLKKKMQMWLTNGCRLAWLIDPDEEKAYVYRPDRAVESVEGFDQTLSGEDTLPSFSLDLSLLTDE; encoded by the coding sequence ATGGAAATGGAACATTATCTCGTACTGCGAGGTCGCCAAATGCATCAGATGACTGACGAAGAGTTCTACCGCTTCTGTCAGGATAACCGCGACTTACGCATTGAACGTAATGAATACCAAGAAATCATTATTATGTCACCTACTGGATCACTGTTAGGGTACCTAAATACCGAAATCTTACGGCAATTAGCCAATTGGAATCAAGCTACGAAGCTAGGTAAAACCTTTGATTCATCCACCGGATTCAAATTGCCCGATGGCTCTAACCGCTCGCCGGACGCTGCCTGGGTATCTAACGAAGCCTGGAACCGATTAAGTGAAGCCGAAAAGCGCAAATTTGCCCCGCTGTGCCCCGAATTTGTTATTGAACTAAAATCAGACACGGATGATGTAGAAGATTTGAAGAAGAAAATGCAGATGTGGCTAACTAACGGTTGTCGATTAGCTTGGCTGATTGATCCAGATGAAGAGAAAGCCTATGTATACAGGCCGGATCGGGCAGTTGAATCAGTAGAAGGTTTTGATCAAACTCTTTCTGGAGAAGATACATTGCCCAGTTTCTCTTTAGACCTTTCCTTACTTACTGATGAATAA
- a CDS encoding DUF7133 domain-containing protein → MRRYSLVIIVTIWIVAGCTLQPVEQEVGVIDDQRIDNFYSVEDVPLPEGLTAEIGGMDFMPDGRMIVCFHRGEVMTYDPREKTWELFAEGLHDPLGILALNNWEVLVMQRPELTRLVDNDNDGEAEEYLVATDDFGISGNYHEFAYGPAYNGKDLYIALNCASKNAGIWDEVRGETNMLGEVAGMYSAVEYRGWVMKLREDGVLEPVASGFRSPDGIGFDLEGNLFVTDNQGDWLGTSKLYHIEEGNFYGQISSLVWREDWNGDPEATPVSTLDSMRTRAAVLFPHNIMSNSPTQPLVIPENSNFEPFAGQLLVGEMDFPRIMRVMLEKVNGKFQGACTSFIDSAGLSIGNHRMVFDPEGNLWVGKSAYVWVGDQGIQRIRYNGGMPMDVLQMNVTPQGFKLTFTRPVDRKMAEKPDNYQFSRYYYAYHQKYGSPRMDEQSVAVKEVQVSEDGKEVLLTLAEMNPGYVYDLQIDQLNSMKGVALKNRRLFYTLNEVPTNQTALSSR, encoded by the coding sequence ATGAGAAGATACAGTTTGGTAATTATTGTTACGATCTGGATCGTAGCTGGATGTACCCTTCAGCCAGTAGAACAGGAAGTAGGTGTTATTGACGATCAGCGTATCGATAATTTCTATTCAGTGGAAGATGTGCCATTGCCGGAAGGATTAACCGCCGAGATAGGTGGTATGGATTTTATGCCGGATGGACGGATGATCGTCTGCTTCCATCGGGGTGAAGTGATGACTTACGATCCCCGGGAAAAAACCTGGGAACTATTTGCTGAAGGGTTGCACGACCCGCTAGGAATACTAGCTCTGAACAATTGGGAAGTACTGGTGATGCAACGCCCTGAACTCACCCGATTAGTTGATAATGATAACGATGGGGAAGCTGAGGAATATCTCGTAGCCACCGATGATTTTGGTATATCGGGTAACTACCATGAGTTTGCCTACGGACCTGCTTACAACGGTAAAGACCTTTATATCGCCCTGAATTGTGCTTCCAAAAACGCAGGAATCTGGGATGAGGTGCGGGGTGAGACCAATATGCTGGGAGAAGTTGCTGGGATGTATTCAGCGGTAGAGTACCGGGGCTGGGTGATGAAACTACGGGAGGACGGAGTGCTCGAGCCAGTCGCCAGCGGCTTTCGTTCGCCCGACGGTATCGGCTTTGACTTGGAAGGAAATTTGTTTGTGACGGATAATCAGGGAGATTGGCTAGGGACTAGTAAGTTGTACCATATTGAGGAGGGAAATTTTTACGGCCAGATTTCCAGCTTAGTCTGGCGCGAAGACTGGAATGGCGACCCCGAAGCAACTCCAGTATCTACCTTGGATAGTATGCGAACGAGAGCCGCCGTACTGTTTCCCCACAATATCATGTCAAATTCTCCTACCCAGCCATTGGTTATCCCCGAGAATAGTAACTTTGAGCCGTTCGCCGGGCAACTGCTGGTAGGGGAAATGGATTTTCCTCGGATTATGCGGGTAATGCTGGAGAAGGTAAACGGAAAGTTTCAGGGAGCTTGCACCTCGTTTATAGATTCTGCCGGACTATCCATTGGTAATCACCGAATGGTTTTTGACCCGGAAGGTAATCTGTGGGTAGGTAAATCGGCTTATGTTTGGGTGGGCGACCAGGGTATTCAGCGTATTCGCTACAATGGCGGAATGCCGATGGATGTGCTTCAGATGAACGTAACTCCCCAGGGTTTTAAGTTAACATTTACTCGTCCAGTAGACCGAAAAATGGCTGAAAAGCCAGATAATTATCAATTCAGCCGCTACTACTACGCCTACCATCAAAAATACGGTTCACCCCGAATGGATGAACAGTCAGTAGCGGTAAAGGAAGTTCAGGTTTCAGAAGATGGTAAAGAAGTGCTACTAACCCTAGCTGAAATGAATCCTGGTTACGTATACGACCTGCAAATAGATCAGCTAAACAGTATGAAGGGAGTTGCTCTAAAAAACAGACGATTGTTCTATACGTTGAACGAGGTGCCTACTAATCAGACTGCACTTAGTAGTCGGTAA
- a CDS encoding plastocyanin/azurin family copper-binding protein, with the protein MLLRAILSFLVIFFSTLLTAFAQTDTVRITLKAISGLQYDQVRLSVPPAVWVELTLMNTDEMPHNWIMTQPGTREDVVGMSLELAKQGSTDYVPESDKVLQAIPLILPEEKYTISFQAPQQEGIYPYVCTYPGHGAVMYGAMYVTNNQLPPLATDENVPASRRDDENVAEEKPPKHPYPDILPAMYRTFMPNCGPAGIAVGLLGDISYCWDAGQCRLRYVWKGGFIDLEQHWSGKGKELAEIVGMVFYRDSTEFPFRVGEDQEIPTVEFLGYEMKNRYPTFKYRLNDVEVTERIVPAFETPGIKRMLTFSGLDQPLWFIKGQDDVLYYSNQGEWEDEKTLRLSPEEAQEFIITITENMSEI; encoded by the coding sequence ATGTTGCTACGAGCTATCCTGTCCTTTCTGGTAATCTTCTTCAGTACTCTTCTAACCGCTTTTGCTCAAACTGATACGGTTCGGATTACTCTAAAGGCAATATCAGGATTACAGTACGATCAGGTGCGGCTGAGTGTGCCTCCCGCCGTCTGGGTAGAGCTTACCCTGATGAATACGGACGAGATGCCTCACAACTGGATCATGACTCAGCCCGGTACGCGGGAAGATGTAGTGGGTATGTCACTGGAACTTGCCAAGCAAGGCAGCACCGATTATGTTCCGGAATCTGATAAGGTACTACAAGCGATTCCGTTGATATTACCGGAGGAGAAATATACCATTTCATTCCAGGCACCTCAGCAGGAAGGAATTTATCCTTACGTATGCACTTATCCGGGACACGGAGCCGTGATGTACGGTGCCATGTACGTGACTAATAATCAGTTACCTCCTTTAGCGACTGATGAGAATGTGCCCGCTAGTCGCCGAGATGACGAAAACGTGGCTGAGGAAAAACCACCTAAGCATCCTTATCCCGATATTCTTCCGGCCATGTACCGCACCTTTATGCCCAATTGTGGCCCAGCGGGTATTGCGGTAGGCTTGCTGGGTGATATCAGCTACTGTTGGGATGCTGGGCAGTGCCGACTTCGCTACGTCTGGAAGGGAGGCTTCATTGATTTAGAACAGCATTGGTCGGGTAAAGGAAAGGAGCTAGCAGAAATTGTAGGAATGGTCTTTTATCGCGACAGCACTGAATTCCCGTTTCGAGTAGGAGAAGATCAAGAAATTCCTACCGTAGAGTTTTTGGGTTACGAGATGAAGAATCGTTATCCTACATTTAAGTACCGCCTGAATGATGTGGAAGTTACCGAACGTATTGTGCCTGCTTTTGAAACTCCGGGCATCAAGCGAATGCTTACCTTCTCGGGGCTAGACCAGCCCCTGTGGTTTATAAAAGGCCAGGATGATGTGTTGTACTATAGCAATCAGGGTGAGTGGGAAGATGAGAAAACCCTGCGTCTCAGCCCAGAGGAAGCCCAGGAGTTTATAATAACGATCACCGAAAATATGAGCGAGATATGA
- a CDS encoding DUF1553 domain-containing protein encodes MIYPRYIRTLIYCCIIGSLWCCQQKLPEEVAQAYETLPETVDYNYHVKPILSDRCFACHGQDNNTREADLRLDTEEGAYTALESGKKAFVPGSWNKSHALQRMLSDDPELVMPPPESNLSLTDEEIATIAKWVEQGAEYKPHWAFIPPSTPEVPESKQFAEFIKNPIDNFVAATLESRGLSPSKPANKQRLLRRVTLDLTGLPPTIEEMDAFLADDSEGAYEKVVDRLLASSAYGERMAMEWMDVSRYADSHGMHADGARTMWPWRDWVIKAFNENLPYDQFATWQLAGDLLPDANREQKLATAFHRNHPMTGEGGVVDEEFRLKYVFDRSSTTATVFLGLTLECAQCHDHKFDPLSQKDYYSMAAFFNNVRELGMTGDDGDYGPMLLLPSDPQKQTIDSLDDLTEQLKGDLAEIAQHKESLVQYLDQLSGKNTVAVPQPVGYFPVEQMSSTKDAKGNSYRTIDHNPKTRISSEPQLVNGTKGQALHFDDGYETLALKEIGQFEINEPFTASVWVKPDVDQKIQTIMATAGDKNNFWRGWEFYLDSTNHPAVKLIHSLPHNMVHTKSLANIPVGEWSHLAFTYDGGGKAANVNIYVNGRSVATNALYDRLYKSIRTISSGNHQPTNQPIQLGKSYRAFTGEFGIYKGAVDEIHVFHQDLTPLEIAQLYNRVSDKKIAQDELPEEAKITHVLKRKHQPYQKKQQQLRDLVQQRMEVVDDVTEIMVMEEEPEPRPMFVLDRGAYDAPTEQVPPATPGSVLQFPEDLSRDRLGLAKWLFSEENPLTARVTVNRYWQLIFGRGIVDTPHDFGFQGSLPSHPELLDWLAVTFRESGDRQSGGRQSGGRQSGWDVKGLIKTMVMSGTYRQASVQDENQVKDDPDNIWLARGPSQRLPAEIIRDNALAASGLLVEKIGGASVKPYQPEGLWIEKGSFSHELLHYKEDEGDSLYRRSLYTFIRRTSPHPAMVAFDAPNRDVCTVKRESTNTPLQALVLLNDPQFVEAARVMGQRVLAKGGETTDEKINYGFRLATGRKPTTQEVDILEGLFTEAKEKFSSSPAQADSLLAIGEYPVDQQLDRTESAAWAMIASTLLNHDEFYTKR; translated from the coding sequence ATGATTTACCCCCGATATATTCGAACGCTTATCTACTGTTGTATTATCGGCAGCTTATGGTGCTGCCAGCAAAAGCTTCCTGAAGAAGTGGCTCAGGCTTATGAGACCCTACCCGAGACGGTTGATTATAATTACCACGTAAAGCCCATTCTGTCAGATCGCTGCTTTGCCTGCCACGGTCAAGACAACAATACTCGAGAAGCCGACCTTCGACTCGATACGGAAGAAGGGGCTTACACTGCTTTAGAAAGCGGTAAAAAAGCGTTTGTGCCGGGTAGTTGGAACAAAAGTCACGCTTTACAGCGTATGTTATCCGATGATCCCGAATTGGTTATGCCCCCGCCTGAGTCCAACTTAAGTTTAACCGACGAAGAAATAGCTACGATTGCCAAGTGGGTTGAGCAAGGAGCCGAGTACAAACCCCACTGGGCGTTTATTCCCCCCTCAACGCCCGAAGTACCGGAAAGCAAGCAATTTGCCGAGTTTATAAAAAATCCTATTGACAACTTTGTAGCGGCTACTCTCGAGAGCCGAGGGCTTTCTCCTTCCAAACCTGCTAACAAGCAACGCCTGTTACGCCGGGTAACCCTTGACTTAACTGGACTCCCGCCCACTATTGAGGAAATGGATGCCTTTCTCGCTGATGATTCGGAGGGGGCTTACGAGAAAGTAGTTGATCGACTGCTGGCATCATCCGCCTACGGCGAACGGATGGCGATGGAGTGGATGGATGTTTCCCGCTACGCCGACTCTCACGGAATGCACGCTGATGGAGCACGAACCATGTGGCCCTGGCGTGACTGGGTTATTAAAGCCTTCAATGAAAATTTGCCCTACGATCAGTTTGCTACTTGGCAGCTAGCGGGCGACTTATTGCCGGATGCTAATAGAGAGCAAAAACTGGCAACGGCTTTTCACCGCAACCACCCCATGACCGGAGAAGGCGGAGTGGTTGATGAAGAGTTCCGGCTGAAGTACGTGTTTGACCGATCTAGTACCACAGCTACTGTATTCTTAGGATTAACGCTGGAATGTGCTCAGTGTCACGATCATAAATTTGATCCGCTTTCTCAGAAGGATTACTACAGCATGGCGGCTTTTTTCAATAATGTGCGAGAATTGGGTATGACCGGGGATGATGGTGACTACGGGCCAATGCTACTTTTGCCTTCTGACCCACAAAAGCAAACTATAGATTCGCTCGACGACCTGACCGAACAGTTGAAGGGTGATCTAGCTGAGATTGCTCAACATAAAGAATCGCTCGTTCAGTATCTCGATCAATTGTCAGGCAAAAATACCGTAGCTGTACCCCAACCTGTCGGTTATTTTCCGGTAGAGCAAATGTCTTCCACCAAAGATGCTAAAGGGAATTCCTACCGAACGATTGACCACAACCCCAAAACCCGAATATCTAGTGAGCCACAGTTAGTAAATGGCACTAAAGGGCAGGCACTTCATTTTGATGATGGCTACGAAACGCTTGCGTTGAAGGAAATTGGACAGTTTGAAATAAACGAGCCGTTTACGGCATCCGTTTGGGTAAAGCCCGATGTAGATCAAAAGATTCAGACCATCATGGCCACTGCTGGAGATAAAAATAATTTCTGGCGGGGCTGGGAATTTTATCTCGATAGCACCAATCACCCGGCGGTAAAGCTCATCCATTCCCTGCCCCATAATATGGTTCATACTAAAAGTCTGGCAAATATTCCGGTAGGTGAATGGTCGCATCTGGCGTTTACCTACGACGGTGGAGGAAAAGCAGCTAACGTAAACATCTACGTGAATGGTCGATCCGTAGCCACCAATGCGCTTTACGACCGATTGTACAAATCAATCAGAACGATTAGTAGTGGCAATCACCAGCCAACGAATCAGCCTATTCAATTGGGTAAATCGTATCGGGCATTTACGGGTGAGTTTGGCATTTACAAAGGCGCGGTAGACGAAATCCACGTCTTCCATCAGGATTTAACTCCATTAGAGATTGCTCAACTATACAACCGAGTGTCTGACAAGAAAATAGCCCAAGACGAACTCCCGGAAGAAGCTAAAATTACGCACGTACTAAAACGAAAGCACCAACCGTATCAGAAGAAGCAACAGCAGTTACGTGACTTAGTTCAGCAACGAATGGAGGTAGTAGATGACGTTACTGAAATCATGGTAATGGAAGAAGAGCCGGAGCCCCGCCCCATGTTTGTGCTGGACAGGGGAGCTTACGACGCGCCTACCGAACAAGTACCACCAGCTACTCCCGGAAGCGTACTACAGTTTCCCGAGGATCTCTCCCGCGACCGTCTAGGGTTAGCAAAATGGTTATTCAGTGAAGAAAATCCGCTGACGGCCCGAGTGACCGTCAACCGCTACTGGCAGCTTATCTTCGGACGGGGAATTGTGGATACGCCCCACGATTTTGGCTTTCAGGGTAGCCTTCCCTCCCATCCGGAATTGTTAGACTGGCTGGCAGTTACCTTCCGCGAATCGGGTGACCGGCAATCCGGTGGCCGACAATCCGGTGGCCGGCAATCCGGCTGGGATGTGAAGGGACTGATAAAAACGATGGTAATGTCCGGCACGTACCGACAGGCTTCGGTACAGGACGAAAATCAGGTGAAGGATGATCCAGACAATATTTGGCTAGCTCGGGGGCCTTCCCAGCGGCTTCCGGCAGAAATAATTCGGGATAATGCCTTAGCTGCTAGTGGGCTGCTAGTTGAGAAAATAGGCGGGGCTAGTGTGAAACCTTATCAACCCGAAGGTCTCTGGATTGAGAAAGGCAGCTTTTCCCACGAACTACTTCATTACAAAGAGGATGAGGGAGATAGTCTTTATCGACGTAGCCTGTATACGTTTATCCGACGAACCAGCCCCCACCCCGCTATGGTTGCCTTCGATGCACCTAACCGGGATGTTTGCACAGTGAAACGAGAAAGTACCAATACTCCGCTACAGGCATTAGTACTACTGAACGACCCTCAGTTTGTAGAAGCCGCCCGGGTGATGGGTCAGCGAGTACTGGCTAAGGGTGGTGAAACGACCGATGAGAAAATCAACTATGGCTTCCGTTTAGCCACCGGACGCAAGCCCACTACGCAGGAGGTAGATATTCTGGAGGGATTATTCACCGAGGCTAAGGAGAAGTTTTCCTCATCGCCCGCTCAGGCTGATTCGTTATTGGCGATCGGCGAATACCCCGTTGATCAACAGTTGGATAGAACCGAAAGTGCGGCTTGGGCTATGATCGCCAGTACTTTATTGAACCACGATGAATTTTATACGAAAAGGTAA
- a CDS encoding DUF1501 domain-containing protein produces the protein MDHCNNYEQQYSRRDFLTKTSLGLGAVSLASLINPLKSLAKEQGGVGSPYFTPKVKRVIYLFQSGGPSQLELFDPKPLLREMNGKDLPASVRGEQRLTGMSAGQSSFPLAGSQFDFAHYGSSNAPVSELMPHTAKVVDELCFVKSMYTEAINHDPAITFIQTGSQFSGRPSIGSWLSYGLGSENENLPGFVVLVTKNKRGQPLYARLWGNGFLPSQHQGVQFRAGKDAVLYLNNPAGVDPNDRRMQLDYLNQLQEAQHQSLGDPEINARVAQYEMAYRMQASVPEIMDTSSEPDYIYDMYGEDAREPGTFAANCLLARRLAERDVRFIQLYHQGWDQHGNLPNAIQAQAKETDQASAALVMDLKQRGLLEDTLVIWGGEFGRTNYSQGKLTKTNYGRDHHPRCFTIWMAGGGVKKGFTYGATDEFGYNITDKPVHVHDFQATLLHLLGIDHEKLTFKFQGRRFRLTDVHGHVVKDILT, from the coding sequence ATGGATCACTGCAATAATTACGAACAACAATATTCTCGTCGGGATTTTCTCACCAAAACCTCGCTAGGGTTAGGGGCGGTTAGTCTGGCTTCCTTGATTAATCCGCTCAAGTCGCTGGCAAAGGAACAAGGTGGCGTGGGATCGCCTTATTTTACCCCCAAAGTAAAACGGGTAATTTACCTATTTCAAAGTGGTGGCCCTTCTCAGCTAGAACTGTTTGATCCTAAACCACTACTGCGAGAAATGAATGGTAAAGATTTACCTGCATCCGTTCGGGGCGAACAACGCCTTACCGGTATGAGTGCGGGTCAGTCGTCCTTCCCTCTGGCGGGTTCCCAGTTCGACTTTGCCCACTACGGAAGCTCAAACGCCCCAGTCAGTGAGCTGATGCCACATACTGCTAAAGTTGTGGATGAGTTGTGCTTCGTAAAATCTATGTACACCGAAGCGATTAATCACGATCCGGCCATTACCTTCATTCAAACAGGTTCTCAGTTTTCCGGTAGGCCGAGTATTGGTTCGTGGTTGAGTTACGGGTTAGGTAGCGAGAATGAGAACTTACCAGGCTTTGTGGTGCTGGTCACCAAAAATAAACGCGGTCAGCCGCTGTACGCTCGCTTGTGGGGCAATGGATTTTTACCTTCCCAGCACCAGGGTGTACAGTTTCGGGCGGGAAAAGATGCGGTACTGTACTTAAATAATCCTGCGGGGGTTGATCCTAATGACCGCCGGATGCAACTTGATTATCTGAATCAACTTCAGGAAGCCCAGCACCAGAGCTTGGGTGACCCGGAGATCAATGCCCGAGTAGCCCAGTACGAGATGGCCTATCGGATGCAAGCCTCCGTACCGGAAATCATGGATACCTCAAGTGAACCCGATTACATCTACGATATGTACGGTGAAGATGCCCGCGAACCAGGAACCTTTGCCGCCAACTGCTTACTGGCTCGTCGCCTCGCCGAACGTGATGTTCGCTTTATTCAGCTCTACCACCAGGGCTGGGATCAGCACGGTAATTTACCGAACGCCATTCAAGCCCAAGCGAAAGAAACCGATCAGGCCTCAGCCGCTTTGGTGATGGACTTGAAACAACGGGGACTGCTGGAAGACACACTAGTGATCTGGGGTGGGGAATTCGGACGAACGAATTATTCGCAAGGCAAACTAACAAAAACCAACTACGGGCGTGACCATCACCCCCGCTGCTTTACCATCTGGATGGCCGGGGGCGGAGTGAAAAAAGGCTTCACCTACGGAGCTACCGATGAGTTTGGATACAATATTACTGATAAGCCCGTACACGTACACGATTTCCAGGCGACTTTGCTTCATCTGCTGGGCATTGACCATGAGAAACTCACCTTCAAATTTCAGGGACGTCGCTTCCGCCTAACTGATGTTCATGGACACGTAGTGAAGGATATTCTTACTTAA
- a CDS encoding RNA polymerase sigma factor, which translates to MKQQPKNVVQHTEDFVLWQAFKQGDREAYATIYHQHVQPLFQYGCRLCSDRELVKDTIQDVFYYLWEHRSGLSDVRHIQYYLATALRRKIIEQRETFPFSEIDNDTITIPSFESEQIVEQSKFDNQRYLNRGLEQLTERQREAIFLRYYQNVPIQEIAQIMNIQRRAVYQLLKNAIDALANHWPEKMQRLVSIVGVGILFKFFKIIVMFLEEILYF; encoded by the coding sequence ATGAAGCAACAGCCTAAGAATGTAGTTCAGCATACGGAAGATTTTGTGCTCTGGCAAGCGTTTAAACAAGGTGATCGTGAGGCGTACGCAACTATTTACCACCAGCATGTCCAGCCTCTCTTTCAGTACGGTTGTCGCTTATGTTCAGATCGCGAACTGGTGAAAGATACGATCCAGGACGTATTCTACTATCTCTGGGAACACCGCTCAGGGTTAAGTGACGTACGCCACATACAATACTATCTTGCTACTGCCCTCCGGCGAAAGATTATAGAGCAAAGAGAGACATTCCCTTTCAGCGAAATAGATAATGATACTATTACCATACCTTCCTTTGAAAGCGAACAAATAGTTGAGCAAAGTAAGTTTGACAATCAACGCTACCTGAACCGAGGGTTGGAACAACTGACTGAACGTCAGCGGGAAGCAATTTTTTTACGGTACTATCAGAATGTACCAATTCAGGAAATCGCTCAGATTATGAATATTCAGCGGCGAGCTGTGTACCAGTTATTGAAGAACGCTATCGATGCACTGGCAAATCACTGGCCGGAGAAAATGCAACGACTGGTCAGCATAGTAGGAGTGGGAATACTATTTAAATTTTTCAAAATAATCGTCATGTTTTTAGAAGAAATCTTGTATTTCTAA
- a CDS encoding FecR family protein: MYERDQMREKLLLNDKFITWVLHPTPALDQYWLEWQNESPEREAILSEARQLVQQMKAVEPQEVLPEREVQQMWQVLQARHGANQKAKSTHRIIDWYWVAASVVVLLTSSVFLYLRINEPALITHQTTYGETRYVTLPDSSSVYLNSNSSITYQEAWLESSERKLTLSGEAFFKVHHTKDHRPFLVHANAVTVKVLGTSFNVLNRRDRTQIVLQEGEVALQTKEAEVLPNDIIMQPGELVEIEAGDYIQHPVNVQKYTAWIQNEHIFDGTTIAEIAQLLEDTYGLNVSIENNSTADKKFTGRINRGNLTSLFGQMEKVFQIKIEQHQDRVTIR; the protein is encoded by the coding sequence ATGTACGAACGCGACCAAATGCGGGAGAAGCTCCTGCTAAACGATAAGTTTATCACTTGGGTGCTTCATCCAACCCCAGCTCTTGATCAGTACTGGCTTGAGTGGCAGAATGAAAGCCCCGAACGGGAAGCAATCTTGTCCGAAGCCCGGCAATTGGTACAACAAATGAAAGCAGTAGAGCCACAGGAAGTCTTACCCGAACGAGAAGTTCAGCAAATGTGGCAGGTTCTGCAAGCACGACATGGAGCAAACCAGAAAGCTAAAAGTACTCATCGGATAATAGATTGGTACTGGGTAGCAGCCAGTGTAGTGGTGCTGCTTACTTCTAGCGTATTTCTGTACTTAAGAATAAACGAACCTGCTTTAATAACTCATCAGACTACCTACGGCGAGACACGTTACGTTACTCTGCCCGACAGCTCTTCAGTATACCTCAACTCCAACTCATCCATAACCTACCAAGAAGCCTGGCTGGAATCTTCGGAAAGAAAATTGACTCTTAGCGGTGAAGCTTTTTTCAAAGTGCATCACACGAAAGATCATCGACCGTTCTTAGTGCATGCCAATGCCGTAACTGTTAAGGTATTAGGAACATCCTTTAATGTTTTAAATCGGCGAGATCGCACCCAAATTGTTTTACAGGAGGGCGAGGTTGCATTGCAAACAAAGGAAGCAGAAGTATTACCAAATGATATTATCATGCAGCCGGGAGAACTAGTAGAGATAGAGGCGGGCGATTATATTCAGCATCCGGTAAACGTTCAAAAATACACAGCCTGGATACAAAATGAACATATTTTTGATGGAACCACCATTGCCGAAATCGCCCAATTACTGGAAGATACCTACGGATTGAACGTCAGTATTGAGAATAATTCTACAGCCGACAAAAAGTTTACCGGTAGAATAAATAGAGGTAATCTAACCAGTCTGTTCGGCCAGATGGAAAAAGTATTTCAGATTAAGATAGAACAGCATCAAGATCGGGTAACCATACGATAA